DNA sequence from the Vibrio ishigakensis genome:
TTGTCCTTCGGCCATCGCCGGAATAACGTTAACCACTTCGCCGGTAAACACCTGTCCTGGAAGGCTGCGGAACATAAACTCCGCTTCAAAACCAGGTTTTAGGCGTTGCAGAGAGTTTTGGCGGAAAGCGCCCACGTAGTAGTACTCTTCGGCATGGATAAACACCATAGCTGGCGCAATTGGTAGAGGCACGGCCATCTGACCAGGTCTTAGAATCAACTGTGTCACGTAACCATCGGTCGGCGCGCGAACTACGGTTTCATCTAAATTAAACTGTGCCTGTTCTACTTCTGCTTTGAGGCGGGCTACGGTGGTGTTCTCTCCGTTAATCTCGGACTCATAAGCCACACGAGCACTATTCTCGATAGCGATTTCAGCCTCTAGGTCCGCTTGAGCCCCTTTGAGATTTTGTCTACGAGTATCTACTTGTTGCGCGGTGAAGGCGCCTTTCTTAAAACCAGCGTTATAACGATTAAACTCTTGTCTAACACGATCACGCTCTGCTCTTGCTCGAATAGTCTCAGATTGAGCTGCTTTGTATTCAGACTCCAACTGGAATACCGCTTGTTCCGCGGCTGCTAGGTCAGCTTGCTTACGCATTAATTCAGCCTCGAAAGGCTTAGACTCGATAGTAAATAGAGGATCACCCTTACGGATAAACACATCCGGTTCGACGTTCACCTCAACGACGCGACCACGCACGGTCGGTACGATAGGGGTGGTGTTATATACTTGACCGCCAATTTGAGTGAACGGGTGGTTGTAGTTCATCAGTAGCACCAAGGTGCCGACTAGGACTACGCCACCAAGCACCGCTGTAGGGACAGTCCACTTGTTTAGTGGGATCTTAAAAATCTTAAAGATTGCTACGCAGATGGCGGTGTAGGTCAGTATTAGTAGTAAATCCATTACTCATCACCCTCCTTGGTTTCCTTCTTCTCTTCAGCGACAACTTCTGGCTTAGGCTCTTCTTTTTGTTTTTGAAGATCAGCCACTTGCTGAGTTAGCTCTGCAACTTTTAAATTGAGCTGAGTGATGTCATGATGCAGGTCGGATTGCTCTTGTTTGATTTGAGTCATACCCCAACCGCGGTCTTCACGCCACAAAGTTGCCCATATCCATAGGAAGGGCCACAGCGCATGCAGTGTGAAAAGGCTTATCCAACCAGTAACGTGGATGGCATCCTGATGGGGGTGGTTACGCTTGTGGGCGATTTC
Encoded proteins:
- a CDS encoding HlyD family secretion protein, translating into MDLLLILTYTAICVAIFKIFKIPLNKWTVPTAVLGGVVLVGTLVLLMNYNHPFTQIGGQVYNTTPIVPTVRGRVVEVNVEPDVFIRKGDPLFTIESKPFEAELMRKQADLAAAEQAVFQLESEYKAAQSETIRARAERDRVRQEFNRYNAGFKKGAFTAQQVDTRRQNLKGAQADLEAEIAIENSARVAYESEINGENTTVARLKAEVEQAQFNLDETVVRAPTDGYVTQLILRPGQMAVPLPIAPAMVFIHAEEYYYVGAFRQNSLQRLKPGFEAEFMFRSLPGQVFTGEVVNVIPAMAEGQVQASGQLIGTSAINTQGRALVKLKITDDIKQYKLPLGTNVEVAVYSDSFHHVSIMRKILIRMKSWQNYLYLDH
- a CDS encoding DUF3302 domain-containing protein, with the protein product MFLDYVALGLLIFVALVIFYGIIVIHDIPYEIAHKRNHPHQDAIHVTGWISLFTLHALWPFLWIWATLWREDRGWGMTQIKQEQSDLHHDITQLNLKVAELTQQVADLQKQKEEPKPEVVAEEKKETKEGDE